From the Ensifer adhaerens genome, the window GAAAGTCAGATGCAGCGGCCACCGTCGACTTCCATGGCCACGCCCGTGATCATCGAGGCTTCATCCGAGCAGAGGAAGCAGGCGGCATTGCCCATGTCTTCCGGCGTGGAAAAGCGGCCGATCGGGATGGACGCAAGGAACTTCGCGCGAATGTCAGGCGTATCTTCACCCATGAAGCTTTTGAGCAGCGGTGTTTCGCCCGCCACAGGGTTGATGGCATTGACCCGAACGCCGGCCGGTGCAAGCTCGATGGCCATGCCGCGCGTGGCGGTGATCATCCAGCCCTTCGACGCATTATACCAGGAGAGGCGCGGGCGCGGACTGACCCCGCCGGTTGACGCGACATTGAGGATGGCCCCGGTCCCGCGCGCCTTCATGTGCGGCACCAGATGACGCGCAGTCAGATAAACAGATTTTACGTTAACCGAAATAACGCGGTCGAAATCCGCTTCCGAAACATCCTCCATGGCGGACGGCAAATGCGTGACACCTGCATTGT encodes:
- a CDS encoding 3-oxoacyl-[acyl-carrier protein] reductase, yielding MRLEGKAAIVTGGASGFGAGIVRKFIAEGARVMVADINGAAAEAFARELGGSAISCEVDVSKEESVAAMAQAALAAFGKVDILVNNAGVTHLPSAMEDVSEADFDRVISVNVKSVYLTARHLVPHMKARGTGAILNVASTGGVSPRPRLSWYNASKGWMITATRGMAIELAPAGVRVNAINPVAGETPLLKSFMGEDTPDIRAKFLASIPIGRFSTPEDMGNAACFLCSDEASMITGVAMEVDGGRCI